From the genome of Gemmatimonas phototrophica, one region includes:
- a CDS encoding ATP-dependent helicase, with product MADLPRIHTPLPARRIVPPAPSPDGPALNAAQAAAASHGDSPLLVVAGAGSGKTRTLIHRVAALIHRGVPPGRILLLTFTRRASQEMLSRCERLVGSDSQHVQGGTFHGIAHRLLRKFGPAAGLPADFTILDQSDAGDLMGLARAALGYGDLKNAPRGAPRFPRAETLVSIYSRHVNTSQEVANILGEQWPHFISWAGDIERCFADYVKRKSERNLLDYDDLLLSWALLLEQAPPIAEQIRALYDHVLVDEYQDTNPLQSRILRGLCTNGNITVVGDDAQSIYAFRGATIRNILDFPHQFPGTRIVTLEQNYRSTAPILETTNTIISRSTERYSKRLWTERDGGEAPWLVTVRDEAAQTAFVVDRILELHEQGTPLREMAVLFRAGFLSADLEIELANRRIPYEKWGGLKFLEAAHIKDMLAFLRVLENPRDEVSWYRILRLLPGVGDATARAAVDMLMAHHWEPMAIGGVRAAARSRPALLAVSALFDGMRRVEKQDRPHSPGESIRLVRQLYDPILKGTYDDAPPRLADLDQLEIIAAGYADRTSFLAALALEPPAATQDLAVGSTDEDDALILSTVHSSKGKEWDAVFVIHAADGIFPMARAASDEAQVEEERRLLYVAMTRARNELYVTYPLQSYATRMGADFAFSQLTRFLDQGVRQTMQRVTLGDANPPHQALPGPREGAVIEPIVDLRALLRGKF from the coding sequence ATGGCCGACCTGCCCCGCATCCATACGCCGCTCCCGGCCCGACGCATTGTTCCTCCGGCGCCCTCCCCCGACGGCCCGGCCCTCAATGCCGCTCAGGCCGCCGCCGCCAGCCATGGGGACTCGCCGCTCCTCGTCGTCGCCGGCGCCGGGTCGGGGAAAACGCGGACCCTTATTCACCGGGTGGCCGCCCTCATTCACCGCGGTGTGCCCCCCGGCCGCATCCTGCTGCTCACCTTCACCCGTCGCGCCTCGCAGGAAATGCTCAGCCGGTGCGAACGGCTGGTCGGCTCCGATTCCCAGCATGTCCAGGGCGGCACCTTCCACGGCATTGCCCACCGCCTGCTGCGAAAATTCGGCCCCGCTGCCGGCCTTCCGGCCGACTTCACCATTCTCGACCAGTCGGACGCCGGCGACCTCATGGGGCTGGCCCGCGCCGCCCTCGGCTACGGGGACCTCAAAAACGCGCCCCGTGGCGCGCCCCGCTTCCCGCGCGCGGAAACGCTCGTCTCCATCTACTCCCGCCACGTCAACACGTCGCAGGAGGTGGCCAACATCCTCGGCGAACAGTGGCCGCACTTCATCAGTTGGGCGGGCGACATCGAGCGCTGCTTTGCCGACTATGTGAAGCGCAAGAGCGAACGCAACCTGCTGGACTACGACGACCTGCTGCTGTCGTGGGCCCTGCTGTTGGAGCAGGCGCCGCCCATTGCCGAGCAGATCCGGGCGCTCTACGACCATGTGCTGGTGGACGAGTACCAGGACACCAATCCGCTGCAGTCCCGCATTCTCCGGGGGCTCTGCACCAACGGCAACATCACGGTGGTGGGTGACGACGCGCAAAGCATCTACGCGTTTCGTGGCGCCACCATTCGAAACATCCTCGATTTCCCGCACCAGTTTCCCGGCACGCGCATCGTGACGCTGGAGCAGAACTACCGCTCCACGGCGCCCATTCTCGAGACCACCAACACCATCATCTCCCGGAGTACCGAGCGCTATTCCAAGCGCCTCTGGACCGAGCGCGATGGCGGCGAAGCGCCGTGGCTGGTCACGGTGCGCGATGAGGCGGCGCAGACGGCCTTCGTGGTAGACCGCATCTTGGAGTTGCACGAACAGGGCACGCCCCTGCGCGAAATGGCCGTACTCTTTCGTGCCGGCTTCCTCAGCGCCGACCTGGAAATCGAACTGGCCAATCGCCGCATTCCGTACGAAAAGTGGGGCGGGCTCAAGTTCCTCGAGGCCGCGCATATCAAGGACATGCTGGCGTTCCTGCGGGTGCTGGAAAATCCGCGGGACGAGGTGAGCTGGTATCGCATTCTGCGCCTGCTTCCCGGTGTTGGGGACGCCACGGCCCGCGCCGCGGTGGACATGCTCATGGCCCACCATTGGGAGCCCATGGCCATTGGCGGCGTGCGGGCCGCCGCCCGCTCCCGTCCGGCGTTGCTCGCGGTATCGGCGCTCTTTGACGGGATGCGACGGGTCGAAAAGCAGGATCGTCCGCACAGCCCGGGAGAAAGCATTCGCCTGGTGCGGCAGCTGTACGACCCCATTCTCAAGGGGACCTACGACGACGCGCCGCCGCGACTGGCCGACCTCGACCAACTCGAGATTATCGCCGCCGGCTACGCCGACCGCACGTCCTTTCTTGCCGCCCTGGCCCTCGAACCGCCAGCCGCCACGCAGGATCTGGCCGTGGGCAGCACCGACGAAGACGACGCACTTATTCTTTCCACGGTGCACTCCTCCAAAGGCAAAGAGTGGGACGCGGTGTTCGTCATTCATGCCGCCGACGGCATTTTCCCCATGGCCCGCGCCGCCAGCGACGAAGCGCAGGTGGAGGAAGAGCGGCGGCTGCTGTACGTGGCCATGACGCGCGCCCGCAACGAGCTCTATGTGACCTACCCGTTGCAGAGCTACGCCACCCGCATGGGCGCCGACTTTGCCTTTTCGCAGCTCACGCGCTTTCTCGACCAGGGCGTGCGGCAGACGATGCAACGCGTCACCCTTGGCGATGCAAATCCCCCGCATCAGGCACTGCCGGGCCCGCGCGAGGGGGCTGTCATCGAGCCAATTGTGGATTTGCGGGCGCTGCTACGCGGCAAATTCTGA
- the lipB gene encoding lipoyl(octanoyl) transferase LipB, producing MLLYTLDLGLTPYDDAWALQKRAAAARISGALPEDLLILVQHPAVVTLGRSTKPGHLLASPEYLESRGIQVREVERGGDVTIHEPGQLVAYPIVDLKRHKKDLHWYLRQIEEVVIRALAEFGLECGRVEGLTGVWRTRPNGSRVKLASIGVHARDWVTWHGVALNVENDLSTFNHTVPCGIDGVEMSTVARECAEANLPVPCMAAVEPAVVRGMASVFSLSPHAVAADDPRLA from the coding sequence GTGCTCCTTTACACTCTCGACCTCGGTCTGACGCCGTACGACGACGCCTGGGCGTTGCAGAAACGCGCGGCGGCGGCGCGCATATCGGGCGCGCTGCCGGAGGACCTGCTCATTCTGGTGCAGCACCCAGCGGTGGTCACGCTGGGGCGCAGCACCAAACCGGGTCACCTGCTGGCCAGCCCGGAGTATCTGGAGTCGCGTGGTATTCAGGTGCGGGAGGTGGAGCGTGGCGGGGATGTCACCATTCACGAACCCGGTCAGCTGGTGGCGTATCCCATTGTGGATCTCAAGCGCCACAAGAAGGATCTCCATTGGTATCTGCGACAGATTGAGGAAGTGGTGATTCGCGCGCTCGCCGAATTTGGCCTGGAGTGCGGTCGTGTTGAGGGACTCACCGGCGTATGGCGTACCCGGCCCAACGGGAGCCGCGTGAAGCTGGCCAGCATTGGTGTGCACGCGCGTGACTGGGTCACCTGGCACGGGGTGGCGCTCAACGTGGAGAACGATCTCTCCACCTTCAACCACACCGTGCCCTGCGGCATTGATGGGGTGGAAATGAGTACGGTGGCCCGGGAGTGTGCGGAAGCGAATCTGCCGGTGCCGTGCATGGCAGCGGTGGAGCCGGCGGTGGTGCGCGGTATGGCGTCGGTTTTTTCTCTTTCGCCGCACGCTGTGGCGGCCGACGACCCGCGACTGGCGTGA
- a CDS encoding aminopeptidase has translation MIPQHGRPWQILRRLLKPLGTVAAAAVVLFLGVTPMGCYISRAAYEEARILARRQPIPKLVARESTEPALRAKLALVLEARQFAVDSLRLDAEESFTTFSQLDRDTLVLVVSAAYRDRLARKTWWFPVVGSFPYKGFFDFAQAQRTAEQLRNEGFDVTVGPSSAFSTLGWFNDPLVSTTVKADSVTLVNTVLHELLHTTFFAKGQVSFNESFATFVGGRGAEHFFRAKGDSTLLKRAQDDWQDDLVLGAFWERTAKEIDSVFATLPDSAKALRIASRDTVYARARRRLVDTVGPQLKGYPAGWVERVPLNNAVLLSRRVYAERLDRFDSVYAAAGGDIKEAIRRVIAAHKDSVRLAGGR, from the coding sequence ATGATACCTCAGCACGGTAGGCCGTGGCAGATCTTGCGCCGGCTGCTCAAACCACTTGGTACCGTCGCCGCCGCCGCGGTGGTGCTCTTCCTTGGCGTCACCCCCATGGGATGCTACATCTCCCGGGCGGCGTATGAAGAAGCGCGCATCCTCGCCCGACGGCAGCCCATTCCGAAACTCGTAGCCCGCGAGAGCACTGAACCTGCGCTGCGCGCCAAACTGGCTCTGGTGCTCGAGGCCCGGCAGTTTGCCGTCGATTCGCTGCGCCTCGATGCTGAAGAGAGCTTCACCACCTTCTCCCAGCTTGACCGGGATACGCTCGTGCTGGTGGTCTCGGCCGCCTATCGCGACCGGCTGGCGCGCAAAACGTGGTGGTTCCCCGTGGTGGGAAGCTTTCCGTACAAGGGGTTCTTCGACTTCGCCCAGGCCCAACGCACCGCGGAGCAACTGCGCAACGAGGGTTTCGATGTCACCGTGGGGCCCTCCAGCGCTTTCAGCACGTTGGGCTGGTTCAACGACCCGCTGGTGAGCACCACCGTCAAGGCCGACAGCGTCACGCTGGTGAACACCGTACTGCACGAACTGCTGCACACGACGTTCTTTGCCAAAGGGCAGGTGTCGTTCAACGAATCCTTCGCCACGTTTGTGGGCGGGCGAGGCGCCGAGCACTTCTTCCGCGCCAAGGGCGACAGCACGTTGCTCAAGCGGGCGCAGGATGACTGGCAGGACGATCTGGTACTGGGCGCGTTCTGGGAGCGCACGGCCAAAGAAATTGACAGTGTCTTCGCCACGCTTCCCGATTCGGCGAAGGCCCTGCGCATCGCCTCACGCGATACCGTGTACGCCCGCGCACGCCGCCGACTCGTGGACACCGTAGGCCCGCAGCTCAAAGGCTACCCGGCCGGCTGGGTGGAGCGTGTGCCGCTCAATAACGCCGTGCTGCTGTCGCGCCGTGTCTATGCGGAGCGCCTCGATCGCTTCGACTCGGTCTACGCCGCGGCCGGTGGTGACATCAAGGAAGCCATTCGGCGGGTCATTGCGGCGCACAAAGATTCGGTGCGATTAGCCGGGGGGCGGTGA
- a CDS encoding beta strand repeat-containing protein, translating into MQLFSRNKALSVLSLGALAALGACGDDVTVPAPVNPPVVVTISPSNANVNVGASVDLAVAITGGTTTPTLTGCATSSAAVATAAVQGGTACRVTGVSTGSVSITATTSGGQTAAASVTVNAPVAAISGIAITPAAANLQVGGTTTITANPTTTAPGAVVARAYVSSNTAVATVTSAGVVTAVAPGQATITVSLTGTGTGLSTANVTGQVAITVTALPPSVTGVTATPTSATLITAGTQQITATATYAAGNTGTITYGTNAPGVATVNASGLITAVGPGAAIITVTASSAGNASFGAASATAQIPVTVNAPAQVSIANITEGTTNNPVNINNVAGQIQVQLNLVTNNNNVSSVSLYVCDAAVNCTMTASPAAQQNFGTAGAANGQINLFINTADFTTDFATATAKFLNGQKNLIAVLNVANSNANSNLAILNFNNTDGFAAKHTAPTRSAVNASSNTTFFGGPDAAGRGRIQIAPVIYTAGRSLVSVTAGLTGVCGGTITFNSTNAFPIDYTYGYATTGNNITCGSESNPNADPDVTARVVASIDNAQNAGPSASMASSFRTTTSSIPAVTAPAIIRVDYDTPSIDYAFGSELLAPTGGELGWVNAAYSFATGDIDDNGVGPRANSTIVYGFAGCGTSTYTTFTTNTGADIAECTTDFTGGLVSGVNTRGPYTARATGQDLLSNESSATTDNFGVDKTNPALRYTASSDSLTIYNGTVPTVGTAADTMFSSEALDERAGFASTAAVHMLSRANQALNAGSCVVGTGTIGSAFVTAPGCTMAAAAFTGTVLVDGYKPIAPVTYSFLAGAEGYWTYRVRVTDRAGNMTTREYRYALINTSTPTMTGMGIPSTITAAGTNTFTPNFTEIVESRLNSFRVVYGAGDTLTFPATATYSLWDDVIGSNGNTTMGKPFTSGVTFYTNIQTTTSTNTIGDTASTRPDSALAAVTNVGGIGSAFFGVALLNANIQNDATAWTTSTTGKGSLVDSFFVAASAAAWNSPAGGVKARVFANTNIINSPFTRIDFYYRAAPATPFQYAGTVDATVTPALSPVAGAPVYIADNGTQRVWTYVLRSVANTNTSLTALVGGYTNPLGTIATGCWRAIATSSSNGRVLSTQNVDLAGGAACVTP; encoded by the coding sequence ATGCAACTCTTTTCTCGGAACAAGGCGCTCAGCGTCCTGAGCCTCGGCGCCCTGGCGGCGCTCGGTGCTTGCGGCGATGACGTCACGGTGCCCGCCCCGGTGAATCCGCCGGTAGTGGTCACCATTTCGCCGTCCAATGCCAACGTGAACGTTGGCGCTTCCGTCGACCTCGCCGTGGCCATCACGGGCGGCACGACGACCCCGACGCTGACCGGCTGCGCGACGAGCAGTGCGGCAGTGGCGACGGCCGCGGTGCAGGGCGGTACGGCCTGCCGCGTGACCGGCGTTAGCACGGGTTCGGTGTCGATCACTGCCACCACGTCGGGCGGCCAGACGGCTGCCGCGTCGGTGACGGTGAACGCGCCGGTCGCGGCCATCTCGGGCATCGCGATCACGCCGGCTGCAGCCAACCTCCAGGTTGGTGGCACGACGACGATCACGGCTAACCCGACCACCACGGCGCCTGGCGCCGTTGTCGCTCGTGCGTATGTCTCGAGCAACACCGCGGTCGCCACGGTGACCTCGGCTGGTGTCGTTACGGCTGTGGCCCCGGGCCAGGCCACGATCACCGTGAGCCTCACGGGCACGGGCACGGGCCTTTCCACGGCCAACGTGACGGGCCAGGTGGCCATCACGGTTACCGCGCTTCCGCCGTCGGTGACGGGCGTGACGGCGACGCCGACCTCGGCGACGCTCATCACGGCTGGCACGCAGCAGATCACCGCTACGGCCACGTACGCCGCTGGCAACACGGGCACGATCACCTACGGCACGAACGCTCCTGGCGTCGCGACCGTGAACGCGTCGGGTCTCATCACGGCGGTTGGCCCGGGTGCGGCCATCATCACCGTGACGGCCTCGTCGGCTGGCAACGCGTCGTTCGGCGCCGCCTCGGCCACCGCGCAGATCCCGGTGACGGTCAACGCTCCGGCGCAGGTCTCCATCGCGAACATCACGGAAGGCACCACGAACAACCCGGTCAACATCAACAACGTTGCCGGCCAGATTCAGGTGCAGCTGAACCTCGTGACGAACAACAACAACGTCTCGTCGGTTTCGCTCTACGTCTGTGACGCTGCGGTGAACTGCACCATGACGGCCTCTCCGGCCGCTCAGCAGAACTTCGGTACGGCCGGCGCGGCCAACGGTCAGATCAACCTGTTCATCAACACGGCTGATTTCACCACGGACTTCGCGACCGCCACGGCCAAGTTCCTCAACGGTCAGAAGAACCTGATCGCGGTGCTCAACGTTGCGAACTCGAACGCCAACAGCAACCTGGCGATCCTGAACTTCAACAACACCGACGGTTTCGCGGCCAAGCACACGGCCCCGACGCGCTCGGCGGTGAACGCCTCGTCGAACACCACGTTCTTCGGTGGCCCGGACGCTGCTGGTCGCGGCCGTATCCAGATCGCTCCGGTGATCTACACGGCTGGTCGCTCGCTGGTGTCGGTCACGGCCGGCCTCACGGGCGTCTGCGGCGGCACGATCACGTTCAACTCGACGAACGCGTTCCCGATCGACTACACGTATGGCTACGCCACCACGGGTAACAACATCACGTGCGGCAGCGAATCGAACCCGAACGCTGATCCGGACGTGACCGCTCGCGTCGTTGCCTCGATCGACAACGCCCAGAACGCCGGCCCGTCCGCGTCGATGGCTTCGTCGTTCCGCACCACGACGTCCAGCATCCCCGCGGTGACCGCTCCGGCGATCATCCGTGTGGACTACGACACCCCGTCCATCGACTACGCCTTCGGCTCGGAGCTCCTCGCCCCGACCGGTGGTGAGCTCGGCTGGGTGAACGCGGCGTACAGCTTCGCCACGGGTGACATCGACGACAACGGCGTTGGCCCGCGTGCCAACAGCACGATCGTCTACGGCTTCGCCGGTTGCGGCACCAGCACCTACACCACGTTCACCACGAACACGGGTGCTGACATTGCCGAGTGCACGACGGACTTCACCGGTGGTTTGGTGAGCGGCGTGAACACGCGTGGCCCGTACACGGCCCGCGCGACGGGTCAGGACCTCCTGTCCAACGAGTCGTCGGCCACGACGGACAACTTCGGCGTCGACAAGACGAACCCGGCCCTCCGTTACACGGCCTCGTCCGACTCGCTGACGATCTACAACGGCACGGTTCCGACGGTCGGAACGGCTGCTGACACGATGTTCTCCTCGGAAGCGCTCGACGAGCGCGCCGGCTTCGCCTCGACGGCCGCCGTGCACATGCTCTCGCGTGCCAACCAGGCGCTCAACGCCGGTTCGTGCGTCGTTGGCACGGGCACGATCGGTTCGGCTTTCGTGACGGCCCCGGGCTGCACGATGGCGGCCGCTGCCTTCACGGGCACGGTCCTGGTCGACGGCTACAAGCCGATCGCCCCGGTGACCTACAGCTTCCTCGCGGGTGCTGAAGGCTACTGGACCTACCGCGTCCGCGTCACGGACCGCGCCGGCAACATGACGACTCGTGAATACCGCTACGCGCTCATCAACACGTCGACCCCGACGATGACGGGCATGGGCATTCCGAGCACGATCACGGCCGCTGGCACGAACACGTTCACGCCGAACTTCACGGAAATCGTGGAATCGCGCCTGAACAGCTTCCGCGTCGTCTACGGCGCTGGCGACACGCTGACGTTCCCGGCCACCGCGACGTACTCGCTGTGGGACGACGTCATCGGCTCGAACGGCAACACCACGATGGGCAAGCCGTTCACGTCGGGCGTGACGTTCTATACGAACATCCAGACCACGACGTCGACCAACACGATCGGCGATACGGCCTCCACGCGTCCTGACTCGGCCCTGGCCGCGGTCACGAACGTTGGTGGCATCGGCTCGGCCTTCTTCGGTGTGGCGCTCCTGAATGCCAACATTCAGAACGACGCGACGGCGTGGACCACGTCGACGACCGGCAAGGGTTCGCTGGTTGACTCGTTCTTCGTCGCGGCTTCGGCCGCTGCCTGGAACTCGCCGGCCGGTGGTGTGAAGGCTCGTGTGTTCGCCAACACGAACATCATCAACTCGCCGTTCACGCGCATCGACTTCTACTACCGCGCCGCTCCGGCCACGCCGTTCCAGTACGCTGGTACGGTTGACGCCACGGTGACGCCGGCTCTGTCCCCGGTGGCTGGTGCCCCGGTGTACATCGCCGACAACGGTACGCAGCGCGTCTGGACGTACGTCCTCCGCAGCGTGGCCAACACCAACACGAGCCTCACCGCTCTGGTTGGCGGCTACACCAACCCGCTCGGCACGATTGCGACGGGCTGCTGGCGTGCGATCGCCACCTCGAGCTCCAACGGCCGCGTGCTCAGCACGCAGAACGTTGACCTCGCTGGCGGCGCGGCTTGCGTGACGCCGTAA
- a CDS encoding M16 family metallopeptidase yields the protein MKVALSAQRIAAMLALITAPVALTAQTAKPTAKPAATDSFALTAPLPMDPAVTVGTLPNGIRYYIRQNAKPEKRAELRLVINAGSILEDDDQRGLAHFVEHMAFNGTKSFAKNDIVKYLESIGVRFGADLNAYTSFDETVYILPVPTDSAGILPKSFRFLGDVASGVLFDSAEVVAERGVVLSEWRNGLGAGERLRDKQFPVIFRGSRYAERLPIGKPEILEKANPGPVKRFWRDWYRPDLMAVIAVGDANPAELERLIRSTFSGIPKRTAPRPRTLASVPTHDSTLVTIATDKELTTSSVGVLWKRPGKSTRTVGDMREDLINRLYNGMINQRFQELSLKPETPFTGAGASSGGFVRGSELNALDAGAKEGKIIESLQALLTEAERVQRHGFLASELERARTNTLRSYERSFAERDKTPSGAFVDEYIANYLSGEGAPSIAFEYAAVQKLLPTITLAEVNAVANARGGAANRVVTVTVPEKDGLRVPTESEVRAVFGTVVASNITPWVETVAEGALVPTTPSAGKVVKEARIAAQNITDWTLSNGVRVLIKPTDFNADQILMSSFSPGGASLVADKDAFKTSLAPSIIAAGGVGSFSTIDLRKKLTGKVASATPSISDLSEGMSGAASPKDLETLMQLIYLRFTAPRADSTVFKAQLQQFEQFLKNKDANPMAVFSDTIQQTLAGGHPRARPLSMEMLKELDINELLTIYKDRFSDAGDFTFFFVGNVDLATFKPLVEQWLGALPTAGRKETPRDVGPTQFAGVIDKAVKKGIAPQSQSIVLMAGSAPWNREDSYVLSSLGELLQMRLLDRLRESLGGTYSVSVTSAFSRRLRQEWQVAIQYGSAPDKADTMFAAVRDEMQKLRTTPPTAAELERVKEQQRREFEVSQKQNGYWLNTMRTRVENGDPLDTMGDYLTLINGLTVEKLSAAAQKFLVESNRARFVLLPETSK from the coding sequence ATGAAAGTCGCACTCTCGGCACAGCGGATTGCTGCAATGCTGGCGTTGATCACCGCGCCAGTGGCACTGACGGCACAGACCGCCAAACCCACAGCCAAACCCGCGGCGACAGACTCGTTTGCGCTCACCGCACCACTCCCCATGGACCCGGCGGTTACGGTCGGGACGCTTCCCAACGGCATTCGCTACTACATCCGGCAGAATGCCAAGCCGGAGAAGCGGGCCGAGTTGCGACTCGTCATCAATGCCGGCTCCATTCTCGAAGATGATGACCAGCGCGGACTGGCGCACTTCGTGGAGCACATGGCCTTCAACGGCACGAAGTCGTTCGCCAAGAACGACATCGTGAAGTATCTCGAGAGCATTGGCGTGCGCTTCGGTGCCGACCTGAATGCCTACACGAGCTTTGACGAAACGGTGTACATCCTCCCGGTGCCGACCGACAGCGCCGGCATTCTCCCCAAGAGCTTTCGCTTCCTGGGCGATGTAGCCAGCGGGGTGCTGTTCGACAGCGCGGAAGTCGTGGCCGAGCGCGGGGTGGTGCTTTCCGAGTGGCGCAATGGACTGGGTGCCGGCGAGCGTCTGCGTGACAAACAATTTCCCGTGATTTTCCGCGGCTCCCGGTACGCCGAACGGCTTCCCATTGGCAAACCGGAGATTCTCGAAAAGGCCAACCCGGGCCCGGTGAAGCGGTTCTGGCGCGACTGGTATCGACCGGACCTCATGGCGGTGATTGCCGTTGGCGACGCCAACCCGGCGGAACTGGAACGCCTTATCCGTTCGACGTTCAGCGGAATTCCCAAGCGTACCGCGCCACGCCCGCGCACGCTGGCGTCGGTCCCGACGCACGACAGTACCCTCGTCACCATCGCCACGGACAAGGAACTCACCACGTCGAGCGTGGGAGTGTTGTGGAAGCGTCCTGGCAAGAGCACGCGCACCGTTGGCGATATGCGTGAGGATCTGATCAATCGCCTGTACAATGGCATGATCAACCAGCGCTTTCAGGAGCTGTCGCTCAAGCCGGAAACGCCCTTTACCGGCGCTGGCGCGAGCAGCGGTGGGTTCGTGCGTGGCAGCGAGCTCAATGCGCTCGACGCCGGGGCCAAGGAAGGGAAGATCATCGAATCGTTGCAGGCGCTGCTCACCGAAGCGGAGCGCGTGCAGCGTCATGGCTTCCTTGCGAGCGAATTGGAGCGGGCGCGCACCAACACCCTGCGCAGCTACGAGCGCAGCTTTGCCGAGCGTGACAAGACGCCCAGTGGGGCCTTCGTGGATGAGTACATCGCCAACTATTTGAGCGGTGAGGGCGCGCCGAGCATTGCCTTTGAATACGCCGCCGTACAGAAGTTGCTGCCCACCATTACGCTGGCTGAGGTGAATGCGGTAGCCAATGCGCGCGGTGGCGCCGCCAACCGCGTGGTCACGGTGACGGTCCCGGAGAAGGATGGATTGCGGGTTCCCACCGAAAGCGAAGTACGGGCCGTGTTTGGTACGGTGGTCGCCTCCAACATCACGCCGTGGGTGGAAACGGTAGCCGAAGGGGCTCTGGTGCCCACGACCCCGTCCGCCGGCAAGGTGGTGAAGGAAGCGCGTATTGCCGCGCAGAACATCACCGACTGGACGCTATCGAATGGTGTGCGGGTGCTCATCAAACCCACCGACTTCAACGCCGACCAGATTCTCATGTCGTCGTTCAGTCCAGGAGGCGCGAGCCTCGTGGCCGACAAGGATGCCTTCAAGACGTCGCTGGCTCCGTCCATCATTGCCGCCGGTGGCGTGGGCAGCTTCTCCACGATTGATCTGCGCAAGAAGCTCACTGGCAAAGTGGCCTCGGCCACTCCGTCCATCAGTGATCTGAGCGAAGGCATGTCCGGTGCGGCATCGCCGAAGGATCTCGAAACACTGATGCAGCTCATCTACCTGCGCTTCACCGCCCCGCGCGCCGACAGCACGGTATTCAAGGCGCAGCTGCAGCAGTTCGAGCAGTTCCTGAAGAACAAGGACGCCAACCCCATGGCGGTGTTCAGCGACACCATTCAGCAGACGCTGGCCGGTGGGCACCCACGCGCCCGTCCGCTCTCCATGGAGATGCTCAAGGAACTGGACATCAACGAACTGCTTACGATCTACAAGGATCGGTTCAGCGATGCCGGTGACTTTACCTTCTTCTTCGTAGGCAACGTTGACCTTGCCACCTTCAAGCCGCTGGTGGAGCAGTGGCTGGGCGCGCTCCCCACTGCGGGACGCAAGGAAACGCCGCGTGATGTGGGTCCCACGCAGTTTGCCGGAGTGATCGACAAGGCCGTGAAGAAGGGGATCGCTCCGCAGAGCCAGTCCATTGTGCTCATGGCCGGCTCGGCACCCTGGAATCGCGAGGATTCGTATGTGTTGTCGTCGCTTGGCGAACTGTTGCAGATGCGCCTGCTCGATCGCCTGCGGGAATCGTTGGGAGGGACGTATTCGGTGAGCGTCACCTCGGCGTTCTCCCGTCGCCTGCGGCAGGAGTGGCAGGTGGCCATTCAATACGGATCGGCGCCGGATAAGGCCGACACCATGTTTGCCGCCGTGCGCGACGAAATGCAGAAGCTGCGCACCACGCCCCCCACCGCCGCCGAGCTGGAGCGGGTGAAGGAGCAGCAGCGCCGCGAATTTGAAGTGTCGCAGAAGCAGAACGGCTACTGGCTGAACACCATGCGCACCCGGGTGGAAAACGGCGACCCGCTCGACACCATGGGTGACTATCTCACCCTCATCAACGGGCTGACCGTGGAGAAGCTCTCGGCCGCCGCGCAGAAGTTCCTGGTCGAGTCCAATCGGGCACGGTTTGTGTTGCTGCCGGAGACGTCGAAGTAA
- a CDS encoding DUF3192 domain-containing protein, whose amino-acid sequence MKTRFVRTTYITFATALTLLGACGDSGAGDVGADKLEPIAEGTSRDSVLLVMGEGPLTAQYSDTMRLEHGFRRENYVIDGKSYEVLYYRELQGNVAEQVQQAKETPVVLQNGKVLGWGWKYYLEAMESLKLPNPTGNIPGGNGAPPAIIPTDSSNSAKADSAAPADSSKKSGA is encoded by the coding sequence ATGAAGACTCGTTTCGTCCGCACGACATACATCACATTCGCTACGGCTCTCACGCTCCTCGGTGCCTGCGGCGACAGCGGCGCTGGTGACGTTGGCGCCGACAAGCTTGAACCCATTGCCGAAGGCACGTCGCGGGACTCTGTGTTGCTCGTTATGGGCGAAGGCCCACTCACGGCGCAATACTCCGATACCATGCGTCTCGAGCACGGCTTCCGCCGCGAGAATTACGTCATCGATGGCAAGTCCTACGAGGTGCTCTACTACCGTGAGCTTCAGGGCAACGTGGCTGAGCAGGTGCAGCAGGCCAAGGAAACGCCCGTCGTGCTGCAGAACGGCAAGGTCCTTGGCTGGGGGTGGAAGTACTACCTCGAAGCCATGGAATCGCTGAAGCTCCCCAACCCAACCGGAAACATCCCGGGCGGGAACGGCGCACCTCCGGCAATCATTCCCACTGATTCGAGCAACTCGGCCAAGGCCGATAGCGCGGCCCCCGCGGACTCAAGCAAGAAGTCGGGCGCCTGA